A DNA window from Deltaproteobacteria bacterium contains the following coding sequences:
- a CDS encoding four helix bundle protein, with protein sequence MEFAYEKLDVWKRAVDFGMKVIAMAVEKTEDRKAAAVIQAAWKSALHSSTAIAKGKGYTSKNDFAQHLYLSRGSVYETMTLLKILKRKQVISGEQYTEFEKMGNQVVAMVSGLVRSLFAIDEKKRGPKE encoded by the coding sequence ATGGAGTTTGCATATGAAAAGCTGGACGTGTGGAAAAGGGCGGTTGATTTCGGAATGAAGGTGATAGCCATGGCCGTTGAAAAAACCGAAGACAGAAAGGCGGCGGCTGTTATCCAGGCCGCCTGGAAAAGCGCCCTGCATTCTTCCACGGCGATCGCCAAGGGCAAGGGCTACACATCCAAAAATGATTTTGCCCAGCACCTCTATCTTTCCAGGGGGTCGGTATATGAAACCATGACCCTTTTGAAAATACTCAAAAGGAAGCAGGTGATTTCCGGCGAGCAATACACCGAATTCGAAAAAATGGGAAACCAGGTGGTCGCCATGGTGAGCGGGCTTGTTCGGTCGCTTTTCGCAATCGATGAGAAAAAGAGGGGGCCAAAGGAATAA
- a CDS encoding ribbon-helix-helix domain-containing protein, which translates to MNTIKIAITVPKDLIMVIDSLSREKGVSRSKFIADILKEKISKDENDKIKSIYDRVFSDESIAEEQLAAAREFESSGKEDGQQW; encoded by the coding sequence ATGAATACAATCAAGATTGCCATTACCGTTCCTAAGGATTTGATCATGGTTATTGATTCGTTAAGCCGGGAAAAGGGTGTTTCGCGAAGCAAATTCATCGCGGATATACTGAAAGAGAAGATATCCAAAGATGAAAATGACAAAATCAAATCCATCTATGACCGCGTTTTTTCCGATGAATCCATTGCCGAAGAGCAGCTTGCCGCTGCCAGAGAGTTTGAATCTTCAGGGAAAGAAGACGGGCAACAATGGTAA
- a CDS encoding type II toxin-antitoxin system PemK/MazF family toxin — MVIRNGSIYWVDFSPGKGSEPKGKRPVLVIQNDVLNDSKLNTVVVIGITSTMKFGELPGNVVLKKGEANLPKKCVINITQIKSVDKTSIKGKIGSLSNKKLSAVYAGLKLVLNIEPHLLKI, encoded by the coding sequence ATGGTAATCCGTAATGGTTCAATATACTGGGTTGATTTTTCGCCTGGAAAAGGATCCGAGCCAAAAGGGAAAAGGCCCGTCCTCGTTATTCAGAACGACGTGTTGAATGACAGTAAACTGAATACGGTTGTTGTTATTGGCATTACGTCGACCATGAAATTTGGTGAACTTCCGGGCAATGTGGTCCTCAAAAAGGGGGAAGCGAATCTGCCTAAAAAATGCGTCATCAACATCACCCAGATAAAATCGGTTGATAAGACAAGCATCAAGGGAAAAATTGGCAGCCTTTCAAACAAGAAACTGTCAGCCGTTTATGCCGGTTTGAAGCTTGTTCTGAACATAG